The window GCACCGATGATGTCGGACACGGTTTCGCCGTCGATCCGTTCCTCGCGCGCCATCAGAGCCAGGCGATAGACCACGTTGCGCAGTTCGCGCACATTGCCGCGCCAGTTTCTCGCTTCCAGCCGTTCGATGCCATCCGGCGTCAACACCCGCCGCGGCAGGCCGTCTTCGGCTGCGAGGCCGAGGAAGTGCGCTGCGAGCGCGCCAATGTCCTCGCGCCGATCACGCAACGGGGGCAGAATGATGGGGACGACATTGAGCCGGTAGAAAAGGTCCTCACGGAAGGAGCCGGCGGCGATCATCGGGGCAAGGTCGCGGTTGGTTGCGGCGATGATGCGAACGTTGACCGCAATTTCCTGCCGCCCGCCGACGCGCCGGATGCGCCCGGATTGCAGTGCCCGCAGCAGACGTGTCTGCGCTTCGGCGGGCATATCGCCGATTTCGTCGAGGAACAGCGTGCCGCCGTTGGCTTGTTCGAATTTGCCAATGGCTTGCGCAACGGCACCGGTGAACGCGCCTTTCTCGTGGCCGAACAATTCGCTTTCCACCAGATCCGCCGGGATCGCCGCGGTATTGACCGCGACGAACGGCCCGGTGCGGCGGTTGCCCAATTCGTGGATCGCTTCGGCGACGAGTTCCTTGCCGGTGCCACTCTCGCCGGTCACCAGCACGGTCAGGTCGTTGCGCAAGACCCGCGTGATCATCCGGTAGACACCCTGCATGGCCGGGCTGCGGCCTACCAGCGGCATCTTCTCGCTGTCACCGGGCAACGCGCTTACCGCATCGTCGGGCGATGGTGCGCGCACGCCTGCGGCCTGCCTCACGGCATGAACCAGTTCGTCCAAATCGAAGGGTTTCGGGAAATATTCGAAAGCCTCGCTCTCACTCGCGCGCACCGCGGTATCGAGCGTGTTCTGCGCCGAAAGGACGATGACCGGCATGTCGGGCGCCTGATCGCGCACCGCGTTGAGGCTGGCAAGACCATCCCCGTCCTCTAGCATCACGTCAGTCAGCATGACGGCAAATCGGCGCGCAGCAAGCTGCTTGTCGCGCGCGGCGATGCTGGTGCAGTGCGCGATGGCGAACCCCTCGTCTTCGAGCGCAGCAACGATTACCGTCGCGATCGCGGTATCGTCTTCGACCAGCAGGATCGCATCATTGGTTTGGGGCATGGATCAGGTCGCGTCCGAAGCTTGAGGCAGATGCAGGCGGAAATGCGTAAGGCCGCTGCGCGTATCGCGGTCATGGCTGACATTGCCGTTCATGTCGCGCACCAGCTTGCGCACCAGTGACAGGCCCAGCCCCTGCCCCGACGGCTTGGAGGAAACAAACGGTTCGAACACATGATCGCGCAAGGCCGGGTCGATCCCCGGACCATTGTCGGACACCGTGATCTCGATCGGCAAAGGCACCGCGCGGCCATTGCGGATTGCGCTGAAGGCAAGACCACTGACAAACCGGGTCTGGACAGTCACACACGGCACCGCGCCGTCCGGCCGATCACCGCGCAGCGCGGCATCACGCGCGTTGGACACCAGGTTGATAAGAACCTGCTCCAAGGCATCGCGATTGGCGAGCACGGGCGGAAGCGAGGGATCGAATTCCTCTCGAATGTCGATTTCGCCAAACGTGCTGCCAGCCGCGCGCATGGTCGCCACGGCAGCGCGGATCGCTTCGTGCAGGTTACAAGGATCGACCGACGCGGTGCGGGTGCTGCCCAATTGCTGCATCCGGTCGATCAGGCGCGCGATGCGGTCGACCTCGTCGGTTATCATCCGTGCCAGCTTGCGGTCGGCATGCGGCAACTTGCGCTCGGCCAGTTGCCCCGCTCCGCGGATTGCGGCGAGCGGGTTCTTGATCTCGTGTGCGAGCACCGCCGGCGCGCCGAGCATGGCATCGGCGCCAGAGGGATTGTTGCTATCGTCATGGCCGATCTGTGACAATGTCACCACGCGCCATCCCGGAAATCCGCCAAGCGGCGAGGCGGTCAGATTGACCCGTATCTCCTGCCCTGCGGCCTGGATCGCCAGATCGCGCGCCACCAATGCCTCGTCGCCCGAAAGGCGCGCCTCGACCCGCGGATCGAGCGGTCCGATCCGCTCTGCCAGACGCGTTCCCACAAGGCGGCTGGCGCTGGTGCCAAGCAGGGCTTCGGCGGCATGGTTGACTTCGGCGATGACACCATCGCCATCGATCAGAACAAGTGCAAAAATCAGTCCGGAAATCTGCGCGCGCGCATCGGGCCGCGATGCGGATTGCACGGGCTCCGAAGCGCTTGCCATGCGTCAGGCGGCCTGTTGCAGCACGAAGGGCGTATAGAACCGCTCGATCTCGCCAAGCACCTGGTCAGCGTCATCGATGAAATTGGCCATGTTGCGAAACTCGGCCGAGCCGTGCAGCCCCTTGGTGTACCAGCCCAGATGCTTGCGCGCCATCTTCACGCCGGTTTCGCGGCCATAGTGGTCGAGCATCCGCCTGTAATGTTCGACCACCAGCGCATATTGTTCGTCGATACCAGGCGCTGCGCGATCCTCGCCCGTGCGCCACCAGTGCATCACCTGCCCCAGCAGCCAC is drawn from Erythrobacter neustonensis and contains these coding sequences:
- a CDS encoding sigma-54-dependent transcriptional regulator; translated protein: MPQTNDAILLVEDDTAIATVIVAALEDEGFAIAHCTSIAARDKQLAARRFAVMLTDVMLEDGDGLASLNAVRDQAPDMPVIVLSAQNTLDTAVRASESEAFEYFPKPFDLDELVHAVRQAAGVRAPSPDDAVSALPGDSEKMPLVGRSPAMQGVYRMITRVLRNDLTVLVTGESGTGKELVAEAIHELGNRRTGPFVAVNTAAIPADLVESELFGHEKGAFTGAVAQAIGKFEQANGGTLFLDEIGDMPAEAQTRLLRALQSGRIRRVGGRQEIAVNVRIIAATNRDLAPMIAAGSFREDLFYRLNVVPIILPPLRDRREDIGALAAHFLGLAAEDGLPRRVLTPDGIERLEARNWRGNVRELRNVVYRLALMAREERIDGETVSDIIGAELTPATSRQGDCQTGFGAALAGWLVAENPPAGALYHRALAAFERPLIEHALGRTGGNQLRAAQLLGINRNTLRKRIGELGLDPDRFSLG
- a CDS encoding two-component system sensor histidine kinase NtrB, with the protein product MASASEPVQSASRPDARAQISGLIFALVLIDGDGVIAEVNHAAEALLGTSASRLVGTRLAERIGPLDPRVEARLSGDEALVARDLAIQAAGQEIRVNLTASPLGGFPGWRVVTLSQIGHDDSNNPSGADAMLGAPAVLAHEIKNPLAAIRGAGQLAERKLPHADRKLARMITDEVDRIARLIDRMQQLGSTRTASVDPCNLHEAIRAAVATMRAAGSTFGEIDIREEFDPSLPPVLANRDALEQVLINLVSNARDAALRGDRPDGAVPCVTVQTRFVSGLAFSAIRNGRAVPLPIEITVSDNGPGIDPALRDHVFEPFVSSKPSGQGLGLSLVRKLVRDMNGNVSHDRDTRSGLTHFRLHLPQASDAT